A window of the Dunckerocampus dactyliophorus isolate RoL2022-P2 chromosome 19, RoL_Ddac_1.1, whole genome shotgun sequence genome harbors these coding sequences:
- the fam167ab gene encoding protein FAM167A — MEASSSSTVTSDGLEGSACEDSPSSDHLLTLKALTERLRLETRRPSYLEWKARVEAKHFTGSGGGNVEAESADKRGDSNVIRCKLRSGVLKAFENIDEALSWLRRELAEMRLQDQQLARQLIRLRGDISKMKVEQACHLHRRMLNDATYGLEERDELADLLCECPVTPGLGLSAPLRLIGVTKMNINSRRFSLC; from the exons ATGGAGGCGTCCTCGTCCTCTACTGTCACTTCAGACGGCCTGGAGGGGTCGGCATGTGAGGATTCGCCTTCCAGTGACCATCTCCTGACCCTGAAGGCCTTGACGGAGAGGCTGAGACTAGAGACCAGGAGACCTTCCTACCTGGAATGGAAAGCCAGGGTGGAGGCGAAACACTTCACAGGGTCCGGGGGCGGAAACGTCGAAGCGGAATCGGCCGACAAACGAGGGGACTCGAACGTGATTCGCTGCAAGTTGAGGTCAGGTGTCCTGAAGGCATTTGAGAACATCGACGAGGCTCTGAGTTGGCTCAGGAGAGAACTG GCCGAGATGCGCCTGCAGGACCAGCAGCTGGCGAGGCAGCTCATTCGCCTGCGTGGCGACATCAGCAAGATGAAGGTCGAGCAGGCGTGCCATCTGCATCGCCGCATGCTCAACGACGCCACCTATGGTCTGGAGGAGCGCGACGAGTTGGCCGACCTGCTGTGCGAGTGCCCCGTCACGCCGGGCCTCGGCTTATCAGCACCGCTGCGACTCATTGGCGTCACTAAGATGAACATTAACTCTCGACGTTTCTCGCTATGTTAG